A single region of the Vicia villosa cultivar HV-30 ecotype Madison, WI linkage group LG4, Vvil1.0, whole genome shotgun sequence genome encodes:
- the LOC131597111 gene encoding uncharacterized protein LOC131597111: MKKRRRRNHISSISTSRGIVNSLRKVKEEVRCHFEKKFRENCRDRPTIDGVNIISLSQENRLSLEVPFLEEEIKEAIWSCDGSKNFHSGAVLSKSITPSFLTLIPKKSNPLGLDDYRMICLVGCIYKIISKLLACRIKKVLS; this comes from the exons ATGaagaagaggaggaggaggaatcACATTAGCTCTATTTCAACTAGTAGAGGTATTGTGAACTCGCTGAGAAAGGTTAAGGAAGAGGTGAGATGTCATTTCGAAAAAAAGTTTCGTGAGAATTGTAGAGATAGACCTACTATAGATGGAGTTAATATCAtttctttgagtcaagagaataGATTATCCCTTGAGGTCCCTTTCTTGGAGGAAGAAATAAAAGAAGCGATTTGGAGTTGTGATGGCTCAAAAA ACTTCCACTCCGGGGCAGTGCTTTCTAAGTCTATTACCCCGTCTTTCCTTACTCTTATTCCGAAGAAATCTAATCCTTTGGGATTAGATGATTATCGTATGATATGTTTGGTGGGATGCATATACAAAATCATTTCAAAGTTGTTGGCTTGTAGAATTAAGAAGGTTCTTTCCTAG
- the LOC131597112 gene encoding uncharacterized mitochondrial protein AtMg01250-like, with the protein MLDGEVVANELGDYLTKEGKECLLFKVDFEKAYDKVSWNFLRYMMRRMGLGNVWMNWMKALIFSRKMSVLTNGSPSKEFVVERGLHQGDPISPFIFVIVVEGLNLLIKKAVENGDFAGCNVNSRCVVDILQFADDTLLTGDGSWKHLWAIKAVLRGFELVSGLSINFQKSKLIGLNINPQFLNMATSFVSCKEE; encoded by the coding sequence ATGCTTGATGGGGAAGTCGTCGCAAATGAATTAGGGGATTACTTAACAAAGGAAGGAAAAGAGTGTCTCCTTTTCAAAGTGGACTTCGAAAAGGCTTACGATAAGGTTAGTTGGAACTTTCTTAGATATATGATGAGGAGGATGGGTTTGGGGAATGTTTGGATGAATTGGATGAAGGCTTTGATTTTCTCAAGAAAAATGTCGGTTCTAACAAACGGTAGTCCTTCGAAGGAATTTGTGGTGGAAAGGGGATTACACCAAGGAGATCCTATTTCCCCTTTTATTTTTGTCATAGTAGTGGAAGGTTTAAATCTTTTGATAAAAAAGGCGGTGGAAAATGGTGATTTCGCGGGGTGTAACGTAAATAGTAGATGCGTTGTGGACAttttacaatttgcggatgacacgttGTTGACAGGCGATGGGAGTTGGAAACATCTTTGGGCCATTAAGGCGGTCTTGAGAGGTTTTGAGTTGGTATCGGGTCTTAGTATTAACTTCCAAAAGAGTAAACTTATTGGTTTGAATATTAATCCGCAATTCTTGAATATGGCTACATCTTTTGTTTCTTGCAAGGAGGAATAA